A single Pedobacter sp. PACM 27299 DNA region contains:
- the accC gene encoding acetyl-CoA carboxylase biotin carboxylase subunit: MFKKILIANRGEIALRIIRTCKEMGIKTVAVYSTADRESLHVRFADEAVCIGPPPSKDSYLSIPNIISAAELTNADAIHPGYGFLSENAKFSSVCRDYGIKFIGATPEQINSMGDKASAKETMKKAGVPTIPGSKGLLENFKDGISMANEMGYPVILKATAGGGGRGMRVVWKDEDFENAWDSARQESGAAFGNDGLYLEKYIEDPRHIEIQIIGDQYGKACHLSERDCSIQRRHQKLVEEAPSPFMTPELREKMGEAAIKGAIAVQYEGAGTIEFLVDKHRNFYFMEMNTRIQVEHPVTEEVINYDLIKEQIKVASGVPISGKNYLPNMHAIECRINAEDPFNNFRPCPGKITNFHSPGGHGVRVDTHVYAGYQIPSNYDSMIAKLICVAQTREEAISTMERALSEFVIEGIKTTIPFHLKLMKDPNFRAGNFTTKFMETFEFSE; encoded by the coding sequence ATGTTTAAAAAGATACTAATTGCCAACAGGGGCGAGATCGCTTTGCGTATCATCCGCACCTGTAAAGAGATGGGCATCAAAACCGTAGCTGTTTACTCTACTGCAGACAGAGAAAGTTTACATGTACGTTTTGCCGATGAAGCTGTTTGTATAGGGCCGCCGCCAAGTAAGGATTCTTACCTGAGCATCCCGAATATTATTTCAGCTGCAGAATTAACAAATGCAGATGCCATTCACCCAGGTTACGGTTTCCTTTCTGAGAACGCTAAGTTTTCTTCAGTTTGCCGTGATTATGGAATTAAATTTATCGGTGCTACACCGGAGCAGATCAACTCAATGGGTGATAAAGCTTCGGCAAAAGAAACGATGAAAAAAGCTGGTGTCCCTACTATTCCAGGATCGAAGGGATTGCTTGAAAATTTCAAGGATGGAATTTCGATGGCCAATGAAATGGGCTACCCCGTTATTCTTAAAGCAACTGCCGGTGGTGGTGGCCGTGGAATGCGTGTAGTTTGGAAAGATGAAGATTTTGAAAATGCATGGGATAGCGCCAGACAAGAGTCAGGTGCAGCCTTTGGAAATGATGGTCTTTACTTAGAGAAATATATCGAAGATCCTCGTCACATTGAAATCCAGATCATCGGAGATCAATATGGTAAGGCTTGTCACTTGTCGGAACGTGATTGTTCAATTCAACGTCGCCATCAAAAGCTGGTTGAAGAAGCACCATCACCATTCATGACACCAGAACTTCGTGAGAAAATGGGTGAAGCAGCCATCAAAGGTGCCATTGCGGTACAATATGAAGGTGCAGGGACCATTGAATTCCTGGTAGACAAACACCGTAATTTCTACTTCATGGAGATGAATACCCGTATCCAGGTAGAACACCCGGTAACAGAAGAAGTAATCAACTATGATCTAATCAAAGAACAGATTAAAGTAGCTTCTGGTGTACCGATCTCAGGAAAAAATTATTTACCAAATATGCACGCAATCGAGTGCAGGATCAATGCTGAAGATCCATTCAATAACTTCAGACCTTGTCCTGGAAAAATCACCAACTTCCACTCTCCAGGTGGTCATGGGGTGAGGGTAGATACGCACGTATATGCTGGTTACCAGATTCCTTCTAACTACGACTCAATGATTGCTAAACTGATTTGTGTGGCTCAAACCCGCGAAGAAGCGATCAGTACCATGGAGCGTGCCTTAAGTGAATTTGTAATCGAAGGTATTAAAACGACGATCCCATTCCACTTAAAACTGATGAAAGACCCGAACTTCAGAGCTGGTAATTTTACCACTAAGTTCATGGAAACTTTCGAGTTTTCGGAATAA
- the accB gene encoding acetyl-CoA carboxylase biotin carboxyl carrier protein, translating to MDIKQIQELIKFVSRSGVNEVAIEQEDFKITIKTNQAPTYVQATVPAQIAPAVAPAAAAPQPTTPTETKAPVAVEDDSKYITIKSPMIGTFYRSSSPDKPSFVNVGDEFPVGKVICIIEAMKLFNEIESEVSGRIVKVLVENASPVEYDQPLFLVEPM from the coding sequence ATGGATATCAAACAAATTCAGGAACTTATTAAATTTGTTTCTCGTTCGGGCGTAAATGAAGTCGCTATTGAGCAGGAAGATTTCAAAATAACAATTAAAACCAATCAGGCTCCTACCTACGTTCAGGCAACGGTACCAGCACAGATTGCTCCAGCAGTAGCTCCGGCAGCGGCAGCACCTCAACCAACTACCCCAACAGAAACAAAAGCACCTGTTGCTGTAGAAGATGATTCAAAATACATCACTATTAAATCACCAATGATCGGAACTTTCTACCGCTCATCTAGCCCGGATAAACCATCTTTCGTAAATGTAGGTGATGAATTCCCAGTAGGTAAAGTGATCTGTATTATCGAAGCGATGAAATTGTTCAATGAAATCGAAAGTGAAGTTTCTGGTAGAATCGTGAAAGTTTTAGTAGAGAATGCTTCTCCAGTAGAATATGACCAACCGTTATTTTTAGTTGAACCTATGTAA
- a CDS encoding beta-ketoacyl-ACP synthase III has protein sequence MNKIHAAITAVNGYVPDYVLTNKELESIVETTDEWILSRTGIKERRILKGEGLGTSDMAVHAVNGLLKKRGITAEEIELIIFCTTTPDMPFPASANILADKIGAKNAWGYDLQAACSGFIFGLSTGAQFIESGKHKKVLVVGGDKMSSIINYQDRTTCIIFGDGCGAVLLEPNEEGMGIQDSILKSDGAGRQFLHQKAGGSARPASHETVDNNEHVVHQEGQAVFKFAVTNMADVAAEIMERNNLTSDDVTWLVPHQANKRIIDATASRMGLGTEKVMINIQRYGNTTNGTIPLCLWEWESQLKKGDNIILAAFGGGFTWGSVYLKWAY, from the coding sequence ATGAATAAAATTCACGCTGCGATTACGGCTGTTAATGGTTACGTACCAGATTACGTACTAACTAATAAAGAGCTAGAATCCATTGTAGAAACTACGGATGAATGGATTTTATCCAGGACTGGTATCAAAGAGCGGAGAATATTGAAAGGTGAAGGATTAGGTACTTCAGACATGGCAGTTCATGCGGTGAATGGTTTACTTAAGAAACGTGGGATTACTGCAGAAGAGATCGAATTGATCATCTTTTGTACCACCACTCCTGATATGCCTTTCCCTGCTTCGGCGAACATCCTTGCTGATAAAATCGGCGCAAAGAATGCCTGGGGCTATGACCTGCAGGCAGCTTGTTCAGGATTCATCTTCGGTTTGTCTACTGGGGCTCAGTTCATCGAATCCGGTAAACATAAAAAAGTATTGGTGGTTGGCGGCGACAAAATGTCTTCTATCATCAATTACCAGGACCGTACCACCTGCATCATCTTTGGTGATGGCTGCGGTGCAGTTCTTTTAGAGCCAAATGAGGAAGGAATGGGCATCCAGGACTCCATCCTGAAAAGTGATGGTGCTGGTCGTCAATTCTTACACCAAAAAGCTGGCGGTTCTGCCAGACCGGCAAGCCATGAGACGGTCGACAATAATGAGCACGTTGTGCATCAGGAAGGTCAGGCAGTATTCAAATTTGCGGTTACTAATATGGCAGATGTTGCGGCCGAAATCATGGAACGCAATAACCTGACTTCTGATGATGTGACCTGGTTGGTTCCACATCAAGCCAATAAAAGGATCATCGATGCTACAGCATCAAGAATGGGCCTGGGCACAGAAAAGGTAATGATCAACATTCAACGTTACGGAAATACCACTAATGGAACAATTCCACTATGTCTATGGGAATGGGAAAGCCAATTGAAAAAAGGCGATAACATCATCCTTGCAGCATTTGGAGGTGGTTTCACCTGGGGTTCTGTGTACTTAAAGTGGGCTTATTAA
- the plsX gene encoding phosphate acyltransferase PlsX, which produces MKIGLDIMGGDYAPKANVLGAIAAHQLLSPGEHIVLIGDTQQIKPLLTENGFNPDHFEYVHTEEVIGMGEHPTKAIVQKPNSSIAVGFSLLKEGKIDAFASAGNSGAMLVGAVFSVKTIPGIIRPCILTILPKLSGGLGLMLDVGANADCKPDTLLQFGALGSLYAECMFGTEQPKVALLNIGEEDEKGNMLSLATFPLMRDTNLFNFVGNVEGRDLFNDKADVIVCDGFTGNVMLKLAESFYVLTLKRGLKDDFFDRFNYENYGGSPVLGVNAPVVIGHGISSPTAVKNMILQSRDMITTGLVGKIQAAFK; this is translated from the coding sequence ATGAAAATAGGTCTCGATATAATGGGCGGAGACTATGCTCCTAAAGCGAACGTTTTAGGAGCAATAGCTGCCCATCAATTGTTATCTCCCGGGGAGCACATAGTGTTGATCGGAGATACACAGCAGATTAAGCCCCTTCTCACTGAAAACGGATTCAATCCGGATCACTTTGAATATGTTCATACCGAAGAAGTGATTGGTATGGGCGAACATCCCACTAAGGCTATTGTTCAAAAGCCTAATTCCAGCATTGCTGTCGGCTTTTCCTTACTTAAAGAAGGTAAAATCGATGCCTTTGCCAGCGCCGGTAACTCTGGTGCAATGCTTGTTGGTGCCGTGTTTAGTGTAAAAACTATTCCGGGAATCATCAGGCCATGTATCCTTACAATTCTTCCAAAACTAAGTGGAGGCCTAGGTTTAATGCTTGATGTTGGTGCAAATGCCGACTGTAAGCCTGACACCTTGCTTCAATTTGGTGCTTTAGGTAGTTTGTATGCCGAGTGCATGTTTGGTACTGAACAGCCTAAGGTTGCGTTATTGAATATTGGTGAAGAAGACGAAAAAGGCAATATGCTTAGTTTGGCGACTTTCCCTTTAATGAGAGATACCAATCTTTTCAACTTTGTGGGTAATGTAGAAGGAAGGGACTTATTCAACGATAAGGCTGACGTAATTGTATGCGATGGATTTACAGGAAATGTGATGCTGAAACTGGCAGAGTCATTTTATGTATTGACACTAAAAAGAGGTTTAAAGGATGATTTCTTTGACCGCTTTAACTACGAAAACTATGGCGGAAGCCCGGTTCTAGGTGTCAATGCCCCTGTGGTCATAGGTCATGGCATTTCAAGTCCGACAGCTGTTAAGAACATGATTCTTCAGTCAAGAGACATGATTACTACTGGCTTGGTAGGTAAAATTCAAGCTGCATTTAAATAA
- the rpmF gene encoding 50S ribosomal protein L32 has protein sequence MAHPKRKISKSRRDKRRTHYKAVAPSLATCQTTGAIHVPHHAYNVDGNLYYNGKLVIENTSIG, from the coding sequence ATGGCACATCCAAAACGCAAGATTTCTAAGAGTAGAAGAGATAAAAGAAGAACTCACTATAAAGCGGTAGCTCCTTCTTTGGCTACTTGTCAAACCACTGGTGCAATTCACGTACCTCACCATGCATACAACGTTGATGGTAACCTATACTACAACGGTAAATTGGTTATTGAAAACACTTCAATAGGTTAA
- a CDS encoding YceD family protein, producing MKPLKQFSIPFTGLKIGKHQFDFEVDNSFFEAFEYSLVKKGNLKVGIELDKQETMLLLHFDIKGTIVLDCDKCLSEFNAPISIQERQIVKFAEDELESDDLEIIVLSTKESEVDVALPIYELINVSVPYIKACEQDGNGQKCDEEMIARLESFSIDRQEQQQEENNDDDPRWAALKKLK from the coding sequence TTGAAACCATTAAAACAATTTTCAATCCCATTTACGGGCCTTAAAATCGGCAAACATCAGTTTGATTTTGAGGTTGATAACAGCTTTTTTGAGGCCTTTGAATACTCTTTAGTAAAAAAAGGAAACTTAAAAGTTGGCATTGAACTGGATAAACAGGAAACAATGCTACTTTTGCATTTCGACATCAAAGGAACAATCGTATTGGATTGTGACAAATGTTTGTCGGAATTTAATGCACCAATAAGCATACAAGAAAGGCAGATTGTAAAATTTGCTGAAGATGAACTGGAAAGTGATGATTTAGAAATCATTGTCCTGAGTACAAAAGAAAGCGAAGTAGATGTTGCGCTTCCGATATACGAACTCATCAATGTATCAGTACCTTATATTAAAGCCTGTGAGCAGGATGGCAATGGCCAGAAATGCGACGAGGAAATGATTGCGAGACTGGAAAGTTTTTCAATTGATAGACAAGAACAACAACAAGAAGAAAATAACGATGATGACCCGCGTTGGGCAGCATTAAAAAAATTAAAATAA
- the pdxA gene encoding 4-hydroxythreonine-4-phosphate dehydrogenase PdxA, which produces MSNKIKIGISIGDVNGIGLEVILKTLAESAILDYCTPIVYGHTKVASYHRKALGLSDFNFNVITEAALANPKKANMINCWEEDVKIDLGVANETGGKYALLSLEKATEDLIKGEIDALVTAPINKHNIQSDTFKFPGHTEYLMERSGSSDVLMLLVSEDIKVGVVTGHIPITEVSKSITIEKIVKKLILMNETLKKDFWIEKPKIAVLGLNPHAGDNGLLGSEETDIIMPAIQQAFDKGVICFGPYPADGFFGKGSYKQFDAVLAMYHDQGLIPFKTIAFGTGVNYSAGLKIVRTSPDHGTGYDIAGKNLADPTSFIEALFAATHILRNRREQEELLKNQLRSGGKIIETAADIKDDAN; this is translated from the coding sequence ATGAGCAATAAGATTAAAATCGGAATCAGCATAGGAGATGTGAACGGCATAGGTTTGGAGGTCATCCTCAAGACTTTAGCCGAGAGCGCAATCCTGGATTACTGTACCCCTATCGTTTATGGACATACCAAGGTTGCTTCCTACCATCGCAAGGCTTTAGGGCTGAGTGATTTCAACTTCAATGTGATTACAGAGGCTGCATTGGCCAATCCTAAGAAGGCGAATATGATCAATTGCTGGGAGGAAGATGTGAAAATCGACCTGGGTGTAGCCAATGAAACTGGTGGTAAATATGCCTTACTTTCTTTAGAGAAAGCGACAGAAGATCTGATCAAAGGGGAAATTGATGCCTTGGTAACGGCCCCGATCAACAAACATAATATACAATCAGATACCTTTAAATTCCCAGGACATACCGAATATCTGATGGAACGCAGTGGAAGCAGCGACGTATTGATGCTTTTGGTGAGTGAAGACATTAAGGTAGGTGTGGTAACCGGGCACATTCCCATTACAGAAGTTTCAAAAAGTATCACAATTGAAAAGATTGTGAAGAAACTGATCCTGATGAATGAGACTTTAAAGAAAGATTTCTGGATTGAAAAACCGAAAATTGCGGTATTGGGATTAAATCCACATGCGGGCGATAATGGCTTATTGGGCAGCGAAGAGACGGATATCATCATGCCGGCAATTCAGCAAGCTTTCGATAAAGGCGTCATTTGTTTTGGTCCTTACCCTGCGGATGGCTTTTTTGGCAAGGGCAGTTACAAGCAATTTGATGCCGTATTGGCGATGTATCATGACCAGGGTTTGATCCCTTTTAAAACCATCGCTTTTGGCACTGGCGTAAACTACTCTGCAGGCCTGAAAATCGTGCGTACCTCACCGGATCATGGCACAGGATACGACATTGCAGGAAAGAACCTGGCAGATCCGACTTCATTTATAGAAGCCTTATTTGCAGCAACTCACATCCTGAGAAACAGAAGAGAACAGGAAGAATTATTGAAAAACCAGCTGAGAAGTGGGGGGAAAATTATAGAAACTGCAGCGGATATAAAAGACGACGCAAATTAG
- the rsmA gene encoding 16S rRNA (adenine(1518)-N(6)/adenine(1519)-N(6))-dimethyltransferase RsmA — protein sequence MSLVRAKKHLGQHFLTDKKIAAKIVNGLVHTDQYKQVLEVGPGMGILSDLLLERADLETFMIDIDVESYHFLKEKYPQLGDRLINGDFLALDLSSIFKEKYAIIGNFPYNISSQILFKILENRSQVVEMVGMFQKEVAERCASKEGTKDYGILSVLIQAYYDIEYLFTVKPGTFNPPPKVNSGVIRLSRNDVETLPCDEKLFWRTVKAGFNQRRKTLRNALSGVVPKEKMDDHIFFDKRAEQLSVAQFIELTQHLTQLSQ from the coding sequence ATGAGTTTGGTAAGGGCAAAAAAACATTTAGGACAACATTTTTTAACGGACAAAAAGATTGCCGCGAAAATCGTAAACGGTCTGGTACATACCGATCAGTACAAACAAGTACTGGAAGTAGGACCAGGAATGGGGATCCTTTCGGACCTGCTGCTGGAAAGAGCAGATCTGGAAACTTTCATGATCGATATCGATGTGGAGTCTTACCATTTCCTGAAAGAGAAATATCCGCAATTAGGAGATCGCTTAATCAATGGCGACTTTTTAGCCTTGGACCTTTCCTCGATCTTCAAAGAAAAATATGCGATCATCGGTAACTTCCCATATAACATCTCTTCTCAGATTCTTTTCAAAATATTGGAAAACAGAAGCCAGGTAGTGGAAATGGTAGGAATGTTCCAGAAGGAAGTGGCAGAACGCTGTGCTTCTAAAGAAGGCACTAAAGACTATGGAATTTTAAGCGTCCTGATTCAGGCGTATTATGATATAGAATATCTATTTACCGTGAAACCGGGAACATTTAACCCACCACCGAAAGTAAATTCAGGGGTGATCAGGTTGAGTCGTAATGACGTGGAAACGCTTCCATGTGATGAAAAACTGTTTTGGCGTACCGTGAAAGCAGGTTTCAACCAGCGTAGGAAAACCTTGAGAAATGCGCTTTCAGGTGTAGTGCCAAAAGAGAAAATGGACGACCATATTTTCTTTGATAAGCGCGCCGAGCAATTGAGTGTTGCCCAGTTTATTGAGCTGACACAGCATTTAACACAGCTTTCACAGTAA
- a CDS encoding 2-hydroxyacid dehydrogenase, whose amino-acid sequence MSKGRILIVDELHPVFKERAIALGYEVDDLPLYTREQTLAAISNYQGIAVRTKFRIDQELMAAAPSLKFIARAGAGLDNIDVDYARSRNIELLNAPEGNMDAVGEHATGMLLSLMNNFRNADQEVRNGIWDREGNRGYELKGKTVGIIGYGFMGKSFAKKLAGFEVNVIAYDKYKTGFSDAYAKEVSMEEIVKHSDVLSLHIPLTSETRQMVDEEYFFHFRKPIFFINTARGEIVNTQAVLQAIQTGKILAAGLDVLEVEKFPSLQQTPWFNDLKSSGKLILTPHVGGWTFESYRKISEVLADKLIAVI is encoded by the coding sequence ATGAGTAAAGGAAGAATTTTAATTGTGGATGAGTTACATCCTGTCTTTAAGGAACGTGCCATCGCTTTGGGTTATGAGGTAGATGACCTGCCATTGTATACCCGTGAGCAAACACTAGCCGCAATTTCCAACTATCAGGGGATCGCTGTGAGAACAAAATTCAGAATTGATCAGGAGCTGATGGCCGCTGCACCCTCATTGAAATTCATTGCCAGAGCAGGTGCCGGTTTAGACAATATTGATGTGGATTACGCAAGGAGTCGGAACATCGAGTTGTTAAATGCTCCGGAAGGCAATATGGATGCCGTAGGAGAACATGCCACAGGGATGCTGCTGTCGTTGATGAACAATTTCCGTAACGCGGATCAGGAGGTTCGCAATGGCATCTGGGACAGAGAAGGAAACCGCGGTTATGAACTAAAAGGTAAAACAGTAGGGATCATTGGCTACGGTTTTATGGGCAAAAGCTTTGCAAAAAAGCTGGCCGGATTTGAAGTCAACGTGATTGCCTATGATAAGTATAAAACTGGTTTCAGTGATGCTTACGCAAAAGAAGTGAGCATGGAGGAGATCGTAAAACATAGCGATGTGTTGAGTTTACACATTCCGCTGACCTCAGAAACGCGTCAGATGGTGGACGAGGAGTACTTCTTCCATTTCCGTAAGCCTATTTTCTTTATCAATACCGCCAGAGGTGAAATTGTCAATACCCAGGCCGTATTACAGGCCATTCAGACGGGTAAAATCTTAGCTGCTGGTTTAGATGTACTGGAAGTGGAGAAATTTCCGTCATTACAGCAAACACCTTGGTTTAATGACCTAAAATCCTCCGGGAAATTGATCCTGACGCCACATGTTGGGGGCTGGACCTTTGAATCTTACCGCAAAATATCGGAAGTTTTAGCAGATAAGCTGATTGCTGTCATTTAA
- the greA gene encoding transcription elongation factor GreA yields MTEVTYYTQDGLDKLKAELHQMKTTGRQQISKAIAEARDKGDLSENAEYDAAKEAQGLHEAKIAKLATTLSTARLIDESKLDTSKVLALSIVKIKNVKNGSTMSYQLVAESEADLKTGKISVKSPIAKGLLGKSVGDKIEIQVPAGMIEFEILEITR; encoded by the coding sequence ATGACAGAGGTTACCTATTATACCCAAGATGGTTTAGACAAACTAAAGGCAGAATTACACCAGATGAAAACCACCGGAAGGCAACAAATCTCTAAGGCAATTGCCGAAGCTAGAGATAAAGGGGATCTTTCCGAGAACGCGGAGTATGATGCAGCGAAGGAAGCACAGGGTTTACATGAAGCTAAAATAGCAAAATTGGCAACTACGCTTTCTACCGCCAGATTAATTGATGAATCAAAGCTGGATACTTCTAAAGTATTGGCCTTATCTATAGTAAAGATCAAAAATGTAAAGAATGGTTCTACCATGTCTTACCAATTGGTCGCAGAAAGTGAAGCAGATCTTAAAACTGGAAAAATTTCCGTTAAGTCGCCGATTGCCAAAGGTTTATTGGGTAAATCGGTAGGTGATAAGATTGAAATTCAGGTTCCTGCGGGAATGATCGAATTTGAAATATTAGAGATAACCCGATAA
- a CDS encoding HIT family protein yields the protein MASIFSKIVDGEIPAHIVAETTEFLAFLDVNPLTMGHVLVIPKKEIDYIFDMEEESYVGLTMFAKIVATGLKEAFPCKKVGVAVIGLEVPHVHIHLIPMNAVNDMNFSKEKLKPSQEELAEAALKIKAALNETTA from the coding sequence ATGGCAAGTATATTTTCAAAAATAGTAGATGGTGAAATCCCTGCACATATCGTAGCGGAAACTACCGAATTCCTGGCATTCTTAGATGTTAACCCCCTCACCATGGGCCATGTCCTGGTGATTCCTAAAAAGGAAATTGACTATATCTTTGATATGGAGGAAGAAAGCTATGTTGGACTCACCATGTTTGCCAAGATTGTGGCAACAGGGCTAAAGGAAGCGTTCCCTTGCAAAAAAGTAGGCGTTGCCGTTATCGGCCTGGAAGTACCGCATGTACACATCCATTTGATCCCTATGAATGCAGTGAACGATATGAACTTTAGTAAGGAAAAATTGAAACCTTCGCAGGAAGAACTGGCAGAAGCCGCATTAAAAATCAAAGCAGCGTTGAATGAAACGACCGCTTAA
- a CDS encoding histidine decarboxylase — MDFNLSTQDNKRLSELYEKVKDRTRLFLGYPVSKDFDYTDLLPFLQYPINNLGDPFTESTYAVDTREMEREVIEFFANLFRAPTDNWWGYVTNGGSEGNLYGLYLARELYPKAMVYYSDATHYSVQKNLLLLNMPNIAIRSQENGEMDYEDLHNSLLMNRHLPVVIFANIGTTMTEARDDVKKIKGILRNLAIKNHYIHADGALSGSYSAFIEPRPAFDFADGADSIAISGHKFLGSPMPCGLVIVKKTNRDRIARSIDYIGSVDTTITGSRNGHTPLFLWYTLKKLGLKGLKERAIHSLSIAAYAEAKLKDLGIEAWSNPNAITVVFPAPSKWICQKWQLASENGLSHLICMPNVNHAQIDELLADLISNPEGINYSFQQQPAPTFTPL, encoded by the coding sequence ATGGACTTTAACCTTTCAACCCAGGATAACAAAAGATTATCAGAACTTTATGAAAAAGTGAAAGACCGGACTCGTTTGTTTCTGGGCTACCCGGTTTCTAAAGATTTTGACTATACCGACCTGCTTCCTTTCCTTCAATATCCGATCAATAACCTTGGAGACCCTTTTACGGAATCTACCTATGCAGTAGATACCAGGGAAATGGAAAGGGAAGTGATCGAATTTTTTGCGAATTTATTTCGTGCCCCTACCGACAATTGGTGGGGATATGTAACCAATGGCGGCTCAGAAGGCAATTTATACGGCCTTTATCTGGCCAGAGAATTGTATCCTAAAGCCATGGTTTACTATTCTGATGCGACACACTATAGTGTGCAAAAGAACCTGTTATTGCTCAACATGCCAAATATTGCGATTCGTTCTCAGGAGAATGGCGAAATGGATTATGAGGATTTACACAATAGCCTATTGATGAACAGGCACCTGCCGGTGGTGATTTTTGCCAATATTGGTACCACAATGACCGAAGCGAGGGATGATGTAAAAAAGATTAAGGGCATTCTGAGAAATCTGGCGATAAAAAATCATTACATCCATGCAGATGGTGCTTTATCAGGAAGCTACAGTGCATTTATTGAGCCTCGTCCAGCTTTTGATTTTGCAGATGGTGCGGATAGTATTGCCATCAGCGGACATAAGTTTTTGGGTTCTCCAATGCCATGCGGTTTAGTGATTGTCAAAAAGACCAACCGCGACAGGATTGCGCGTTCCATTGATTACATCGGAAGCGTAGATACCACGATTACCGGTTCCAGGAATGGACATACGCCATTATTCCTCTGGTATACGTTAAAAAAACTAGGCTTAAAAGGCCTGAAAGAAAGAGCGATTCACAGCCTAAGCATTGCTGCTTATGCCGAAGCCAAACTGAAAGATCTTGGAATCGAGGCCTGGAGCAATCCAAATGCGATTACCGTAGTTTTTCCTGCGCCATCCAAATGGATTTGTCAGAAGTGGCAGTTGGCCTCAGAAAACGGTCTTTCGCACCTCATCTGTATGCCCAATGTGAATCATGCCCAGATTGATGAGCTACTAGCCGACCTGATCAGCAACCCAGAAGGCATCAATTACAGCTTTCAGCAACAACCTGCCCCTACATTTACCCCCCTATAG
- a CDS encoding Lrp/AsnC family transcriptional regulator translates to MEQFDKMDQRILNALQQNARLNTKEIAHKVGLTVTPTYERLKKIEKSGVIKNYVTLLDREKIGKTLAAFCNVTLQVHSLPLLKKFEAAMTKLEEVMECYHVAGTYDYLLKVVVKDMSKYQDFLTNKLAAIENIANVNSLFVMTEIKHNTAYTIDQ, encoded by the coding sequence ATGGAACAGTTTGATAAAATGGATCAGCGCATATTAAATGCGTTACAGCAGAATGCAAGGCTAAATACAAAAGAGATTGCGCATAAAGTTGGGCTTACTGTAACGCCAACTTACGAGCGTTTGAAAAAGATTGAAAAGTCTGGGGTGATCAAGAATTATGTGACCTTATTGGATCGGGAAAAGATTGGAAAAACGCTGGCTGCCTTTTGTAACGTGACCTTGCAGGTACATTCGCTGCCTTTGCTGAAAAAGTTCGAAGCTGCTATGACTAAGCTGGAAGAAGTGATGGAATGCTATCACGTTGCCGGTACTTACGATTACCTTTTGAAAGTAGTCGTAAAAGATATGAGCAAATACCAGGACTTTTTAACGAATAAACTTGCTGCAATTGAAAATATTGCCAACGTAAACAGTTTGTTTGTGATGACAGAAATCAAGCACAATACTGCGTATACAATTGATCAATAA
- a CDS encoding nucleotide pyrophosphohydrolase yields the protein MTIAEAQETVDQWINKTGIRYFNELTNTAILMEEVGEVARIMSRKYGEQSFKKSDEAVDLGDEMADVLFVLICLANQTGIDLTSALEKNLVKKTIRDTDRHQNNEKLK from the coding sequence ATGACGATAGCAGAAGCCCAGGAAACCGTAGACCAGTGGATCAATAAAACAGGGATCCGTTATTTCAATGAGCTCACCAATACCGCAATCCTCATGGAAGAAGTGGGTGAAGTGGCTAGAATCATGTCCAGAAAATATGGTGAGCAGTCCTTCAAAAAAAGCGATGAAGCAGTAGACCTTGGCGATGAGATGGCCGACGTATTGTTCGTCCTGATCTGTTTGGCCAACCAAACCGGCATCGACCTCACCAGCGCCTTAGAGAAAAACCTGGTTAAAAAAACCATCAGAGATACCGACCGCCATCAGAACAACGAAAAATTGAAATAG